Proteins encoded in a region of the Nicotiana tomentosiformis chromosome 9, ASM39032v3, whole genome shotgun sequence genome:
- the LOC104096774 gene encoding inositol hexakisphosphate and diphosphoinositol-pentakisphosphate kinase VIP2-like isoform X8: MSGIKASKVYTVGPEYAHAEARKSPVVDGVVMRNPDGKEVRYPVLLTPAEKQMAREVCIAFRQAVCGFDLLRCEGRSYVCDVNGWSFVKNSYKYYDDAACVLRKMFLDAKAPHLSSTIPPTLPWKVNEPVQPSEGLTRQGSGLIGTFGQSEELRSVIAIIRHGDRTPKQKVKFKVTEEKLLNLMLKYNGGRPRSETKLKSAVQLQDLLDATRALVPRTRPGRGSDSEAEDFEHAEKLRQVKAVLEEGGHFSGIYRKVQLKPLKWAMVPKSNGEGEEERPAEALMVLKYGGVLTHAGRKQAEELGRYFRNNIYPGEGTGLLRLHSTYRHDLKIYSSDEGRVQMSAAAFAKGLLDLEGQLTPILVSLVSKDSSMLDGLANASIEIKEAKARLNDVITSGSKTLHNSGSGEKPWMVDGAGLPPNASELLPKLVKLTKKVTEQVKLLAKDEDEELAETSSYDVIPPYDQAKALGKTNIDVDRIAAGLPCGSEGFLLMFARWRKLERDLYNERKDRYDITQIPDVYDSCKYDRLHNSHLNLEGLGELFEVAQLLADGVIPNEYGINPKQKLKIGSKIASRLLGKILIDLRNTREEALSVADLKSCEDHHSAVNKTGSDPKLNAKSEDLRKSSFTSVKSTDQDDDEDKETKYRLDPKYANVRTPERHVRTRLYFTSESHIHSLMNVLRYCNLDESLHEEASLVCDNALDRLFKTKELDYMSYIVLRMFENTEVALEDPKKFRIEMTFSRGADLSPLEKNDKDAASWHQEHTLPIMGPERLQEVGSYLTWENMEKMIHPFAMPAEDFPPPSIPQGFSGYFSKSAAVLERLANLWPFHKYGNTNGK; encoded by the exons gtttgtggcttcgatctgttGCGTTGTGAGGGGCGTTCTTATGTTTGTGATGTGAATGGCTGGAGCTTTGTAAAGAACTCTTACAA GTACTATGATGATGCGGCGTGTGTGTTGAGGAAGATGTTTCTGGATGCAAAAGCTCCTCATCTTTCATCCACAATCCCACCAACTTTACCATGGAAGGTCAATGAACCAGTTCAGCCTTCTGAGGGACTAACACGTCAAGGAAGTGGGCTTATTGGCACATTTGGACAATCAGAGGAGCTACGATCCGTTATTGCAATTATTCGACA TGGTGATAGAACTCCAAAACAGAAAGTGAAGTTCAAGGTCACTGAGGAAAAGctcttaaatttgatgttaaaatacAATGGGGGTAGACCTAGATCTGAG ACAAAGCTTAAGAGTGCTGTGCAATTGCAAGATCTTTTGGATGCCACCAGAGCTCTAGTACCACGTACTAG ACCTGGTAGGGGAAGTGATAGTGAAGCAGAAGACTTTGAGCATGCTGAGAAACTACGTCAAGTTAAAGCAGTTCTTGAGGAG GGGGGGCATTTTTCTGGGATTTATAGAAAGGTTCAGCTAAAGCCACTGAAGTGGGCTATGGTTCCCAAATCTAATGGTGAAGGTGAAGAAGAAAGACCTGCTGAAGCTCTTATGGTTCTAAAATATGGAGGTGTTCTCACTCATGCTGGAAGAAAGCAG GCTGAAGAGCTTGGAAGATACTTTCGGAATAACATATATCCAG GTGAAGGTACAGGCCTACTTCGCCTCCATAGCACATATCGCCATGACTTAAAGATATACAGCTCTGATGAGGGTCGTGTGCAG ATGTCTGCTGCTGCATTTGCCAAAGGTCTACTTGACTTGGAAGGACAATTGACACCTATCCTG GTATCACTGGTTAGCAAGGATTCATCTATGCTGGATGGACTTGCCAATGCCAGTATCGAGATAAAAGAAGCTAAg GCGAGGTTGAATGACGTAATTACTTCTGGATCAAAGACTCTTCATAATAGTGGATCAGGAGAGAAGCCTTGGATGGTTGATGGAGCTGGACTCCCACCTAATGCATCTGAACTTCTGCCCAAGTTG GTGAAATTGACTAAGAAGGTGACTGAACAAGTGAAGCTTCTTGCTAaggatgaagatgaagaacttGCAGAGACAAGTTCTTATGATGTGATTCCTCCATATGATCAAGCTAAAGCACTTGGTAAAACAAATATAGATGTTGATCGTATTGCTGCAGGTTTACCTTGTGGCAGTGAGGGATTTCTACTCATGTTTGCACGGTGGAGAAAACTTGAGAGAGATTTATATAATGAACGCAAAGA TCGCTATGATATCACTCAAATTCCAGATGTTTATGACTCTTGCAA GTATGATCGTTTGCACAATTCACATCTAAATCTAGAGGGTTTGGGTGAACTCTTCGAAGTTGCACAG CTACTTGCAGATGGTGTTATTCCTAATGAGTATGGGATCAATCCAAAGCAGAAGCTGAAGATTGGATCAAAA ATTGCTAGCCGCTTGTTGGGTAAAATTTTGATTGATCTGAGGAATACTCGTGAAGAAGCTCTTAGTGTTGCTGACTTGAAGAGTTGTGAAGACCACCATTCAGCAGTAAATAAGACGGGGAGTGATCCCAAGCTTAACGCTAAGAGTGAAGACCTTCGGAAAAGTAGCTTCACCAGTGTTAAGTCAACGGACCAGGATGATGATGAGGACAAAGAGACCAAGTACCGCTTAGATCCAAA GTATGCAAATGTGAGGACACCAGAAAGACATGTGCGGACACGCCTTTACTTTACATCC GAGTCACATATCCATTCCTTGATGAATGTTCTCCGTTACTGCAACCTGGATGAGTCTCTTCATGAGGAGGCCAGCCTTGTGTGTGACAATGCTTTAGATCGCTTGTTCAAAACCAAGGAGCTTGACTACATGAGTTATATTGTATTGAGGATGTTTGAGAACACAGAG GTGGCTTTGGAAGACCCAAAAAAGTTCCGCATAGAGATGACTTTCAGCCGTGGAGCAGATCTATCACCATTGGAG AAAAATGACAAGGATGCAGCTTCATGGCATCAGGAGCACACACTGCCAATTATGGGTCCTGAAAGGCTTCAAGAAGTGGGATCATATCTTACATGGGAAAACATGGAAAAAATGATTCATCCATTCGCCATGCCGGCTGAAGATTTTCCCCCACCATCAATCCCTCAAGGATTCTCGGGCTACTTTTCAAAAAGTGCAGCAGTTCTAGAGCGCCTCGCGAACTTATGGCCCTTTCACAAGTATGGGAACACTAATGGGAagtag
- the LOC104096774 gene encoding inositol hexakisphosphate and diphosphoinositol-pentakisphosphate kinase VIP2-like isoform X7 has protein sequence MPTGGTDVKVYTVGPEYAHAEARKSPVVDGVVMRNPDGKEVRYPVLLTPAEKQMAREVCIAFRQAVCGFDLLRCEGRSYVCDVNGWSFVKNSYKYYDDAACVLRKMFLDAKAPHLSSTIPPTLPWKVNEPVQPSEGLTRQGSGLIGTFGQSEELRSVIAIIRHGDRTPKQKVKFKVTEEKLLNLMLKYNGGRPRSETKLKSAVQLQDLLDATRALVPRTRPGRGSDSEAEDFEHAEKLRQVKAVLEEGGHFSGIYRKVQLKPLKWAMVPKSNGEGEEERPAEALMVLKYGGVLTHAGRKQAEELGRYFRNNIYPGEGTGLLRLHSTYRHDLKIYSSDEGRVQMSAAAFAKGLLDLEGQLTPILVSLVSKDSSMLDGLANASIEIKEAKARLNDVITSGSKTLHNSGSGEKPWMVDGAGLPPNASELLPKLVKLTKKVTEQVKLLAKDEDEELAETSSYDVIPPYDQAKALGKTNIDVDRIAAGLPCGSEGFLLMFARWRKLERDLYNERKDRYDITQIPDVYDSCKYDRLHNSHLNLEGLGELFEVAQLLADGVIPNEYGINPKQKLKIGSKIASRLLGKILIDLRNTREEALSVADLKSCEDHHSAVNKTGSDPKLNAKSEDLRKSSFTSVKSTDQDDDEDKETKYRLDPKYANVRTPERHVRTRLYFTSESHIHSLMNVLRYCNLDESLHEEASLVCDNALDRLFKTKELDYMSYIVLRMFENTEVALEDPKKFRIEMTFSRGADLSPLEKNDKDAASWHQEHTLPIMGPERLQEVGSYLTWENMEKMIHPFAMPAEDFPPPSIPQGFSGYFSKSAAVLERLANLWPFHKYGNTNGK, from the exons gtttgtggcttcgatctgttGCGTTGTGAGGGGCGTTCTTATGTTTGTGATGTGAATGGCTGGAGCTTTGTAAAGAACTCTTACAA GTACTATGATGATGCGGCGTGTGTGTTGAGGAAGATGTTTCTGGATGCAAAAGCTCCTCATCTTTCATCCACAATCCCACCAACTTTACCATGGAAGGTCAATGAACCAGTTCAGCCTTCTGAGGGACTAACACGTCAAGGAAGTGGGCTTATTGGCACATTTGGACAATCAGAGGAGCTACGATCCGTTATTGCAATTATTCGACA TGGTGATAGAACTCCAAAACAGAAAGTGAAGTTCAAGGTCACTGAGGAAAAGctcttaaatttgatgttaaaatacAATGGGGGTAGACCTAGATCTGAG ACAAAGCTTAAGAGTGCTGTGCAATTGCAAGATCTTTTGGATGCCACCAGAGCTCTAGTACCACGTACTAG ACCTGGTAGGGGAAGTGATAGTGAAGCAGAAGACTTTGAGCATGCTGAGAAACTACGTCAAGTTAAAGCAGTTCTTGAGGAG GGGGGGCATTTTTCTGGGATTTATAGAAAGGTTCAGCTAAAGCCACTGAAGTGGGCTATGGTTCCCAAATCTAATGGTGAAGGTGAAGAAGAAAGACCTGCTGAAGCTCTTATGGTTCTAAAATATGGAGGTGTTCTCACTCATGCTGGAAGAAAGCAG GCTGAAGAGCTTGGAAGATACTTTCGGAATAACATATATCCAG GTGAAGGTACAGGCCTACTTCGCCTCCATAGCACATATCGCCATGACTTAAAGATATACAGCTCTGATGAGGGTCGTGTGCAG ATGTCTGCTGCTGCATTTGCCAAAGGTCTACTTGACTTGGAAGGACAATTGACACCTATCCTG GTATCACTGGTTAGCAAGGATTCATCTATGCTGGATGGACTTGCCAATGCCAGTATCGAGATAAAAGAAGCTAAg GCGAGGTTGAATGACGTAATTACTTCTGGATCAAAGACTCTTCATAATAGTGGATCAGGAGAGAAGCCTTGGATGGTTGATGGAGCTGGACTCCCACCTAATGCATCTGAACTTCTGCCCAAGTTG GTGAAATTGACTAAGAAGGTGACTGAACAAGTGAAGCTTCTTGCTAaggatgaagatgaagaacttGCAGAGACAAGTTCTTATGATGTGATTCCTCCATATGATCAAGCTAAAGCACTTGGTAAAACAAATATAGATGTTGATCGTATTGCTGCAGGTTTACCTTGTGGCAGTGAGGGATTTCTACTCATGTTTGCACGGTGGAGAAAACTTGAGAGAGATTTATATAATGAACGCAAAGA TCGCTATGATATCACTCAAATTCCAGATGTTTATGACTCTTGCAA GTATGATCGTTTGCACAATTCACATCTAAATCTAGAGGGTTTGGGTGAACTCTTCGAAGTTGCACAG CTACTTGCAGATGGTGTTATTCCTAATGAGTATGGGATCAATCCAAAGCAGAAGCTGAAGATTGGATCAAAA ATTGCTAGCCGCTTGTTGGGTAAAATTTTGATTGATCTGAGGAATACTCGTGAAGAAGCTCTTAGTGTTGCTGACTTGAAGAGTTGTGAAGACCACCATTCAGCAGTAAATAAGACGGGGAGTGATCCCAAGCTTAACGCTAAGAGTGAAGACCTTCGGAAAAGTAGCTTCACCAGTGTTAAGTCAACGGACCAGGATGATGATGAGGACAAAGAGACCAAGTACCGCTTAGATCCAAA GTATGCAAATGTGAGGACACCAGAAAGACATGTGCGGACACGCCTTTACTTTACATCC GAGTCACATATCCATTCCTTGATGAATGTTCTCCGTTACTGCAACCTGGATGAGTCTCTTCATGAGGAGGCCAGCCTTGTGTGTGACAATGCTTTAGATCGCTTGTTCAAAACCAAGGAGCTTGACTACATGAGTTATATTGTATTGAGGATGTTTGAGAACACAGAG GTGGCTTTGGAAGACCCAAAAAAGTTCCGCATAGAGATGACTTTCAGCCGTGGAGCAGATCTATCACCATTGGAG AAAAATGACAAGGATGCAGCTTCATGGCATCAGGAGCACACACTGCCAATTATGGGTCCTGAAAGGCTTCAAGAAGTGGGATCATATCTTACATGGGAAAACATGGAAAAAATGATTCATCCATTCGCCATGCCGGCTGAAGATTTTCCCCCACCATCAATCCCTCAAGGATTCTCGGGCTACTTTTCAAAAAGTGCAGCAGTTCTAGAGCGCCTCGCGAACTTATGGCCCTTTCACAAGTATGGGAACACTAATGGGAagtag